The following are encoded together in the Armatimonadota bacterium genome:
- a CDS encoding CoA ester lyase: MVPPRLERSILVVPASSARMIEKALASGADAVLVDLEDAVPPEHKAPSRANVVRALQDLDWTGRVCMFRINALDTPWAYGDLVEILESAGTVVDCVMVPKVGRIEDVTFVATLLDQLELAAGGGRRIGIEAQIETALGVVNVDLIAAASDRLEALVFGPGDYAASMGMPSTAIGVPDEWDARYPGHRWHYPMHRIVVAARARGLRAQDGPFAGVRDLEGFRRSCEVARAMGFDGKWCVHPAQVPIANEVFSPTEAEVIWARRVLEAYEQARRDGRGVLAVDGRMVDAASVRMAQAVVHKARQIRDVGA, from the coding sequence ATGGTCCCACCCAGGCTCGAGCGGTCGATCCTCGTCGTCCCCGCCTCGAGCGCACGGATGATCGAGAAGGCCCTGGCTTCCGGCGCAGACGCGGTACTCGTCGATCTCGAGGACGCGGTCCCGCCCGAGCACAAAGCGCCGAGCCGGGCCAACGTGGTTCGCGCCTTGCAGGACCTGGACTGGACTGGAAGGGTGTGCATGTTCCGCATCAACGCCCTGGACACACCCTGGGCGTACGGCGACCTCGTCGAGATCTTGGAATCGGCCGGAACCGTCGTCGACTGCGTGATGGTGCCCAAGGTCGGGCGCATCGAGGACGTTACGTTTGTCGCGACGCTGCTCGATCAGCTCGAGCTCGCTGCGGGAGGCGGCCGTCGGATCGGGATCGAGGCACAGATCGAGACGGCGCTGGGTGTGGTCAACGTCGACCTCATCGCGGCGGCCAGCGATCGACTCGAAGCCTTGGTCTTCGGTCCGGGAGACTATGCGGCATCGATGGGCATGCCCTCGACGGCCATCGGTGTGCCCGACGAGTGGGATGCCCGATATCCCGGTCACCGCTGGCACTATCCGATGCACCGCATCGTGGTCGCCGCCCGCGCCCGTGGGCTGCGCGCGCAGGACGGCCCGTTTGCCGGCGTTCGCGACCTCGAGGGCTTCCGGCGTTCGTGCGAGGTGGCGCGGGCGATGGGGTTCGACGGCAAGTGGTGCGTCCACCCAGCGCAGGTTCCGATCGCCAACGAAGTCTTCTCCCCGACCGAAGCCGAAGTCATCTGGGCACGGCGTGTGCTGGAGGCCTACGAACAGGCGCGGCGCGACGGACGCGGGGTCCTCGCCGTCGACGGCCGGATGGTCGATGCGGCCTCGGTCCGGATGGCGCAGGCGGTGGTGCACAAGGCCCGGCAGATACGCGACGTGGGTGCCTGA
- a CDS encoding FAD-binding protein, producing the protein MICRPRSIDDVQEVVRERTRIRPRGGGTKTALSAPADGETVVDMSGLTGVVEYDPGEFTFSALAGTPVREVEALLAQHGQYLPFDPPLAAAGATLGGTVAAGLSGPRRYRYGGVRDFVLGVRFVDGEGRVVRGGGKVVKNVAGFDFPKLMVGSLGRLGVLVELSFKVFPRPRSYATVHVERADMSAAVEALKDLYVSRFDIEALDLEPPGVLWVRIGGLSESLDVRLQRLLEFLGRAARVLRGDEEVALWESVREFSWVPAGCSLVKVSITPGRVTALEERLAAREPARRYSVGGNLAWVACPGDLGDLDAILTSVGLAGLCVLGPPGRVRLGAWGDGVFAERVKRALDPGGRFGRIA; encoded by the coding sequence ATGATCTGCCGCCCACGCAGCATCGACGATGTGCAGGAGGTGGTGCGCGAGCGTACGCGGATCAGGCCGCGCGGGGGCGGCACCAAGACCGCGCTCTCGGCTCCCGCCGACGGCGAGACGGTCGTGGACATGTCGGGCCTGACAGGGGTCGTGGAGTACGATCCGGGCGAGTTCACCTTCAGCGCGCTGGCTGGCACGCCGGTGCGCGAAGTGGAAGCACTGCTTGCACAGCACGGTCAGTACCTACCCTTCGACCCGCCGCTCGCCGCGGCGGGGGCCACGCTGGGTGGGACCGTCGCCGCGGGTTTGAGCGGGCCCCGGCGGTATCGCTACGGCGGGGTACGGGACTTCGTGCTCGGCGTGCGATTCGTCGACGGCGAGGGGCGCGTCGTGCGTGGCGGCGGCAAGGTCGTCAAGAACGTCGCCGGTTTCGACTTTCCCAAGCTGATGGTCGGGAGCCTGGGGCGGTTGGGTGTGCTGGTCGAACTCTCGTTCAAGGTCTTCCCGAGGCCACGGTCGTACGCAACGGTGCACGTCGAGCGCGCCGACATGAGCGCGGCGGTGGAGGCGCTGAAAGACCTCTACGTGAGTCGGTTCGACATCGAGGCGCTGGACCTGGAGCCGCCGGGCGTTCTGTGGGTACGAATCGGGGGCCTATCCGAGTCCCTGGACGTGCGGCTGCAGCGGCTGCTGGAGTTCTTGGGGCGGGCGGCGCGGGTTTTGCGCGGCGACGAGGAAGTTGCGCTGTGGGAGTCCGTCCGCGAGTTCTCGTGGGTTCCCGCCGGATGTTCCCTGGTCAAGGTGTCAATCACACCGGGACGGGTTACGGCACTGGAGGAGCGACTGGCAGCGAGGGAGCCTGCGCGCCGGTACAGCGTCGGCGGCAACCTGGCATGGGTAGCGTGCCCCGGTGACCTCGGAGACCTGGACGCGATCCTGACGTCTGTTGGACTGGCGGGCCTGTGCGTTCTGGGTCCTCCGGGGCGGGTGCGCCTGGGCGCGTGGGGCGACGGTGTGTTCGCCGAGAGGGTGAAGCGCGCCCTCGACCCTGGGGGGCGCTTCGGGAGAATTGCCTAG
- the glcF gene encoding glycolate oxidase subunit GlcF has product MQHKIPLGRYGAAGAHMAQAVETCVHCGFCLPACPTYRVLGEEMDSPRGRIFLMKEVLEGSLAPDEAAPFVDRCLGCMACVTACPSGVRYGELLVPFRDHAEQHRRRPIGERVLRRVVMATLPHPGRFRLAAWAGRLAGPLAHILPSRLQAMVELLPSSLPSALPLPEVVPAQGTRRARVALLSGCVQEVLAPEINRATLRVLSRNGIETVISKEQGCCGALPMHAGEAKLARALARRNLAAFPPDVDAVVTNAAGCGSAMREYGLLFAGHPEAPTAEALARRVRDVSDFLAEVGIVPSGSLGAGVRVAYHDPCHLAHAQGVREAPRRLLSTVANLSLLEPEEWEICCGSAGIYNLEQPDIAQDLGRRKAHNLLATGAEVVATGNVGCIVQIRAHLARLGRSLPVLHTMEILDRAYSGLPLA; this is encoded by the coding sequence GTGCAGCATAAGATTCCGCTGGGGCGGTACGGAGCGGCCGGTGCGCACATGGCCCAGGCCGTGGAGACGTGCGTGCACTGCGGGTTCTGTCTTCCCGCCTGCCCCACGTACCGTGTGCTCGGCGAAGAGATGGACTCCCCGCGCGGCCGCATCTTCCTCATGAAGGAAGTCCTGGAGGGCAGTCTGGCACCGGACGAAGCGGCGCCGTTCGTCGACAGGTGCCTGGGGTGCATGGCCTGCGTGACCGCATGCCCTTCCGGAGTCCGGTACGGCGAGCTGCTCGTACCTTTCCGCGATCATGCCGAACAGCACCGCCGCCGGCCCATCGGCGAGCGGGTGCTGCGTCGGGTGGTGATGGCGACGCTGCCCCATCCGGGGCGGTTCCGTCTCGCCGCGTGGGCAGGACGCCTCGCGGGCCCGTTGGCCCATATCCTGCCGTCACGCCTGCAGGCGATGGTGGAACTGCTCCCGTCTTCCCTTCCCTCGGCATTGCCGTTGCCTGAGGTCGTTCCGGCGCAGGGAACGCGTCGCGCGCGCGTGGCGCTGCTGTCGGGATGTGTGCAGGAGGTGCTCGCGCCCGAGATCAACCGGGCGACGCTGCGTGTGCTGAGCCGCAACGGCATCGAGACCGTGATCTCCAAGGAGCAGGGATGCTGCGGCGCTCTCCCGATGCACGCGGGAGAAGCGAAGCTGGCGCGCGCTCTGGCTCGCCGCAACCTCGCAGCGTTCCCTCCCGACGTGGATGCGGTGGTGACGAATGCGGCCGGATGCGGATCGGCGATGCGCGAGTACGGCCTGCTGTTTGCCGGCCACCCCGAAGCGCCGACCGCCGAGGCGTTGGCGCGCAGGGTGCGCGACGTGAGCGACTTCCTCGCCGAAGTCGGCATCGTGCCTTCAGGCTCGCTTGGTGCTGGGGTACGGGTGGCCTACCACGATCCCTGCCACCTCGCTCACGCGCAGGGGGTACGCGAGGCACCGCGGCGGCTGCTGTCAACCGTCGCCAACCTGAGTCTATTGGAGCCGGAGGAGTGGGAGATCTGCTGCGGGTCGGCTGGGATCTACAACCTCGAACAGCCGGACATCGCCCAAGACCTCGGCCGCCGCAAGGCCCACAACCTGCTGGCCACCGGTGCCGAGGTGGTGGCCACCGGCAACGTCGGGTGCATCGTGCAGATCCGGGCGCACCTCGCGAGGCTGGGCAGATCCCTGCCCGTCTTGCACACCATGGAGATCCTCGACCGGGCGTATTCTGGGCTTCCCCTCGCGTAG
- a CDS encoding MDR family MFS transporter, translating to MKIVVTRPELDTMTGRDRWLVTYAVMLGMFLAALDTTIVATALPTIARTLDGIELYPWVVAAYSLTMTAGTPVFGRLSDRYGRRRVYLFGIAAFLAGSALCGAARTMPQLVVFRAIQGIGAGALLPIAITIIGDIYTVEERARIQGLFSGVWGVASIVGPVLGGVIVNFWSWPWIFYVNLPIGAVALWVVWRGYPERPAAAEGDVDVPGAVLLVASVVLLLVSLERGSVHWAGVGASVLLGAVFVYRETRVAHPILPLELFRNRVVAVTSISGLLIGAALFGSLYYIPLFVQGVRGGAATDAGFALMPLMLSWTVASTIGGRLILRIGFRAIASVGLALLAGGFVLLTRMNPQMSVAAVQFATALLGTGMGLAILVFVLAVQTSVPYAQRGLATSLTLFFRTIGGAIGVSLLGSLLLARLAADGFPARAVQTVLDPVRRAALPGATLSAMQDSLASGLGTLFAVSLVLVLLALVSLRWLPAGRAVDLRASVAPEAAE from the coding sequence ATGAAGATCGTCGTGACGCGTCCTGAGCTGGACACGATGACCGGCCGCGACCGCTGGCTGGTGACGTACGCCGTGATGCTCGGCATGTTCCTGGCGGCGCTGGATACGACGATCGTCGCGACGGCTCTGCCCACGATCGCCCGCACGCTGGACGGCATCGAACTGTACCCGTGGGTCGTCGCCGCATACTCGCTAACGATGACCGCGGGGACTCCTGTGTTCGGTCGCCTCAGCGACCGGTATGGACGTCGGCGCGTATACCTGTTCGGGATCGCGGCGTTCCTCGCAGGCTCGGCGCTGTGTGGTGCGGCGCGGACGATGCCGCAGCTCGTCGTGTTCCGGGCGATCCAGGGGATCGGGGCTGGGGCGCTGCTGCCGATCGCCATCACGATCATCGGCGACATCTACACCGTGGAGGAGCGCGCGCGCATCCAGGGGCTGTTCAGCGGCGTGTGGGGCGTGGCGAGCATCGTCGGTCCCGTCTTGGGCGGCGTGATCGTGAACTTCTGGTCGTGGCCGTGGATCTTCTATGTGAACCTTCCGATCGGGGCCGTAGCGCTGTGGGTCGTGTGGAGAGGGTATCCGGAGCGTCCCGCGGCCGCCGAGGGCGACGTGGACGTGCCGGGAGCCGTGCTGCTGGTGGCTTCCGTGGTGCTGCTGCTGGTGAGCCTCGAGCGGGGAAGCGTGCACTGGGCCGGTGTCGGGGCGAGCGTGCTGCTGGGGGCTGTGTTCGTGTACAGGGAAACACGGGTGGCGCACCCAATCCTGCCCCTGGAGTTGTTTCGCAACCGCGTCGTGGCGGTGACGTCGATCAGCGGGTTGCTGATCGGGGCCGCGTTGTTCGGGAGTTTGTACTACATTCCTCTGTTCGTCCAGGGCGTGCGGGGTGGGGCGGCGACCGACGCGGGGTTTGCGCTGATGCCGCTGATGCTGTCGTGGACGGTCGCGAGCACGATCGGCGGCCGCCTGATATTGCGGATCGGTTTCCGCGCGATCGCCTCCGTTGGGCTTGCGCTGCTGGCCGGCGGCTTCGTGTTGCTGACACGCATGAACCCGCAGATGTCTGTCGCGGCGGTGCAGTTCGCGACCGCCCTGCTCGGCACGGGCATGGGACTCGCGATCCTGGTGTTCGTGCTCGCCGTGCAGACTTCGGTCCCCTACGCGCAGCGTGGTCTCGCCACGTCGCTGACCCTGTTCTTCCGGACGATCGGCGGCGCGATCGGTGTGAGTTTGCTGGGTAGCCTCCTGCTCGCGCGTCTGGCGGCCGACGGGTTTCCCGCGCGGGCGGTGCAGACGGTCCTCGACCCGGTCAGGCGCGCGGCGCTGCCCGGCGCCACGCTGAGCGCGATGCAGGATTCGCTCGCCTCCGGGCTCGGCACGCTGTTTGCGGTGTCGCTGGTCCTGGTGCTTCTCGCGCTCGTCTCGCTGCGCTGGCTGCCGGCCGGACGGGCGGTTGACCTCCGCGCGTCGGTCGCTCCGGAAGCCGCCGAGTAG